The Ictalurus punctatus breed USDA103 chromosome 9, Coco_2.0, whole genome shotgun sequence genome contains a region encoding:
- the LOC128633594 gene encoding up-regulator of cell proliferation, with amino-acid sequence MELKQLKDDFRAFFKRLELEKYYPNKLTQRSLLEINSASVSDEEVHSLQALPWAFLRKLLMANSNSRSLCVPGENKETDDMFAEQSCDATPNLLDLHTALFVCADSFLQQQIALKMSMCQFAIPFLLPPGVHNQSTLMLWALRGILKEWRPHSMSESKGFVEDSVVHAKIPLISFVRLSNCSLSKSQVLNQVLNKSQQHHDFFSHREMIGGSARRVISNGMVEICWSLPCGNNSIDVFPEPVAIANLRGDAFTFVTHFSFLTQVSTAVFVFLDSVDKNEQRLFASLQGMKTNIFLVVNSQKNMSQNVKSSIKAAVDTLQLEKNHTIVKSQTVNMANFSNMISSAINKVLSENHRSSITEIESMKKIAQEFGLCIDECENRACGSAEEKAEKIMKSIGVRQIVEYKKTRLPLQGENWKRLAQIEKEECRLQQPGGLTLEEYKVKLQKDKDEIWKKQSNYKLTETMDILIKALSNSDDIERAFFLRWLGLKLDMRSRKDMSNLRKEYTKCEQQKDRDGIVRIDQELLDCSLGIEHYMREMGQIYEVASFGSSKKSDRISSLPTLAAKMLIAGFPLELLDGDASNIPEKWVSDVLMELHRMVGQKSRLLVITVLGVQSTGKSTLLNTMFGVQFAVSSGRCTRGAFMIFLPVGNDLKEELLCDFVLLIDTEGLKSPALAQLDDSYEHDNELATFVIGLSDVTIINVAMENSTEMKDILQIAVHAFLRMKEVGKKTVCHFVHQNVAGVSAYDKNMTDRKKLLDQLNEMTVIAAEMEKQPNVKKFTDVLDYDVEKNNWYIPGLWHGTPPMAPVNTGYSVAVLDFKKNLLEMLKVRKDEQPSQIPEFLQWMSSLWKAVKFENFIFSFRNTLVAHAYDNLCREFSEWEWSFRRHILTLFASAEVQISNTESRSVHEVVEALQNNSHKEIAVQTKEITDKLKDYYKRKDRNVHLVVKYKADFSNSIKSLENEMKQDVKQRLFTAAEKRRNKEKVEEIQNKQAAMIECKVRQLLQNYKDRNDAVSDEDLMADFERMWNREVANITGLKEKDVPADVLKQLRASLGNRQVMEDLQNVKSLTQYGQEDFKTKKRHLNLGKIEKVINIIKKKSLKQDLQIVAVDVINSCRRMIEQFTQSKSDYQETFTKDVLDKIDEHLNKAGSKFNTIFEFDLKLHICGIASRKFTEMHRKYITEQDPLNHVQKFKRQYLSDFIDLYRKRDQCQRKAKDFTQLCLKPAVTEYIDQSLGPDIVDAVLEYKSTEYSSRTLFQYTILKELLEKSNFSDFVEYILHYENYVKDWIYNHIIKCFSKDISLQELKMKKLDRVVKKITNAIETSKLEANGSPLPSNAEGTTVLVKNLCKALSDVISISMSTVERVLFQNTSCCEPFTKSLYECIEDLKQQIAKEISESTDTTETLNNVPVKPQDELFKRVFGCGVQCPFCKTPCEAGGKEHQLHHAAVHRPKGLGMYRSVKTNILSEEICTSSVHGNGMFRNHKTNYQSHPYKDYRKYHPDWHIAPDMSIEASDYWKYVLVTFNKQFAERYKALPAVYPDAWNGITKDQAFISLKQMFNIQ; translated from the exons ATGGAGTTAAAGCAGCTCAAAG ATGATTTTcgtgcattttttaaaagactGGAACTTGAAAAGTACTACCCAAACAAGCTGACTCAGAGGTCTTTGCTGGAGATCAACAGTGCCAGTGTATCTGATGAAGAGGTTCACTCACTACAAGCCTTACCATGGGCTTTCCTACGCAAATTACTGATGGCTAATTCAAATTCAAGATCTTTATGTGTACCTggtgaaaataaagaaacagatGACATGTTTGCTGAGCAGAGCTGTGATGCTACTCCAAATCTTCTAGATCTCCACACTGCCCTCTTTGTCTGTGCAGACAGTTTCCTTCagcaacaaatagcacttaaaATGTCAATGTGCCAGTTTGCAATACCATTTCTGTTACCTCCTGGAGTACATAATCAAAGCACTCTTATGTTATGGGCTCTTAGAGGTATCCTGAAAGAATGGCGTCCACATTCAATGTCAGAATCTAAAGGGTTTGTTGAGGACAGTGTTGTTCATGCAAAAATTCCCTTGATATCATTTGTGAGGTTAAGCAACTGCAGTTTGTCCAAGTCACAGGTTTTGAACCAAGTGCTCAACAAGTCACAGCAGCACCATGACTTCTTTTCACATCGAGAAATGATCGGAGGATCTGCTCGAAGGGTAATCAGTAATGGGATGGTTGAAATCTGCTGGAGTCTGCCATGTGGAAACAATAGTATCGATGTATTTCCGGAACCAGTGGCTATTGCTAATTTAAGAGGAGATGCTTTCACTTTTGTAACACACTTCAGTTTCCTTACTCAGGTGTCAACAGCTGTCTTTGTGTTCCTAGACAGTGTTGACAAAAATGAGCAAAGGTTGTTTGCCTCTTTACAAGGAATGAAAACCAATATCTTTCTTGTGGTTAATTCTCAGAAAAATATGAGCCAGAATGTGAAGTCTTCTATCAAAGCAGCAGTTGATACTCTGCAATTggaaaaaaatcacaccatTGTGAAAAGCCAAACAGTGAATATGGCTAATTTCTCAAATATGATCAGTTCTGCCATTAACAAAGTGCTAAGTGAGAATCACAGATCATCAATCACAGAAATTGAGAGTATGAAGAAAATTGCTCAGGAATTTGGTCTTTGCATTGATGAATGTGAAAACAGAGCCTGTGGATCAGCAGAGGAAAAAGCAGAGAAAATCATGAAAAGTATTGGAGTTCGTCAAATAGTGGAATATAAAAAGACACGGCTGCCACTGCAAGGTGAAAATTGGAAAAGACTGGCTCAGATAGAAAAAGAGGAATGCCGATTACAACAACCAGGAGGGTTGACTTTGGAGGAGTATAAGGTCAAACTTCAAAAAGACAAAGATGAAATTTGGAAGAAACAAAGCAACTATAAATTGACAGAAACAATGGACATCTTAATAAAGGCATTATCAAACTCTGATGACATTGAGCGAGCCTTTTTTCTCAGATGGCTGGGACTAAAACTGGACATGCGATCGCGCAAAGACATGTCAAACCTACGGAAAGAATATACAAAGTGTGAACAACAAAAGGACAGAGATGGTATAGTTCGAATAGACCAGGAGCTTCTTGATTGTTCTCTTGGAATAGAGCACTACATGAGAGAGATGGGACAAATCTATGAGGTTGCTTCATTTGGTTCATCTAAAAAGTCTGACAGAATAAGCAGTCTCCCTACTCTGGCTGCCAAAATGCTTATAGCTGGGTTTCCTCTTGAACTACTTGATGGAGATGCATCAAATATCCCAGAGAAATGGGTGAGTGATGTTCTCATGGAGCTTCACAGGATGGTTGGCCAGAAGAGCCGTTTGCTGGTTATCACTGTGTTAGGGGTTCAGAGTACGGGTAAATCAACACTACTCAACACTATGTTTGGAGTTCAGTTTGCAGTGAGCAGTGGACGATGCACACGTGGAGCATTCATGATTTTCCTTCCTGTGGGTAATGACTTGAAGGAGGAGTTACTTTGTGACTTTGTCCTTCTGATTGATACAGAGGGTTTGAAATCACCAGCACTGGCACAACTGGATGACAgttatgaacatgacaatgagttggCCACATTTGTGATTGGTCTGAGTGATGTAACCATCATTAATGTAGCAATGGAGAATTCCACAGAGATGAAGGACATCTTACAAATAGCAGTTCATGCTTTTTTACGGATGAAGGAAGTTGGTAAAAAAACAGTCTGCCACTTTGTCCACCAAAATGTTGCTGGTGTATCTGCATATGACAAAAACATGACAGACCGAAAAAAGCTCCTGGACCAATTAAATGAGATGACAGTGATTGCGGCTGAAATGGAAAAGCAGCCTAATGTGAAGAAATTCACAGATGTATTGGATTATGATGTTGAAAAGAATAACTGGTATATACCAGGTCTATGGCATGGAACACCACCAATGGCACCAGTTAATACAGGCTACAGCGTAGCTGTGTTGGATTTTAAGAAAAACCTCTTGGAGATGCTTAAAGTGAGAAAAGATGAACAACCTTCCCAGATCCCAGAGTTCCTGCAGTGGATGAGTAGCTTGTGGAAGGCCGTGAAGTTTGAGAACTTCATCTTTAGTTTCAGAAACACTCTTGTGGCCCATGCCTATGATAACCTTTGCAGAGAGTTTTCTGAATGGGAATGGTCTTTCAGAAGACATATCCTCACTTTGTTTGCTAGTGCAGAAGTTCAAATATCTAACACTGAAAGCAGAAGTGTTCATGAGGTTGTTGAGGCACTTCAAAATAATTCACATAAAGAGATTGCAgttcaaacaaaagaaattacTGACAAATTGAAAGACTACTACAAAAGGAAAGATCGTAATGTGCATTTAGTGGTAAAGTACAAAGCtgatttttccaatagcattaAATCTCTGGAGAATGAAATGAAGCAGGATGTTAAACAGAGATTATTTACTGCTGCTGAGAAGAGGAGAAACAAGGAGAAAGTTGAAGAGATTCAAAATAAGCAAGCTGCTATGATTGAGTGTAAAGTTCGGCAGTTACTGCAGAATTACAAAGATCGTAATGATGCGGTGTCTGATGAGGACCTCATGGCTGATTTTGAGAGAATGTGGAATAGAGAAGTGGCAAACATCACTGgtctaaaagaaaaagatgTTCCCGCTGATGTTTTGAAGCAACTGCGAGCAAGTTTAGGAAATCGCCAAGTCATGGAGGATTTGCAGAACGTTAAGAGTTTGACACAATATGGGCAAGAAGATTTCAAGACCAAGAAAAGACATTTAAACTTGGGGAAAATTGAAAaagtaattaatattattaaaaaaaaaagtctaaaacaaGACCTACAGATTGTTGCAGTTGATGTCATTAACAGTTGTAGAAGGATGATTGAACAGTTCACACAATCCAAAAGTGATTACCAAGAGACATTTACAAAAGATGTGCTTGATAAAATTGATGAACACCTTAATAAAGCAGGCTCCAAATTCAATACCATATTTGAATTTGACCTGAAATTGCACATTTGTGGCATTGCCTCTCGGAAATTCACAGAGATGCACAGGAAGTATATCACTGAGCAAGATCCATTAAATCATGTACAGAAATTTAAGAGGCAGTATCTCTCTGATTTCATTGATTTGTACAGAAAGAGGGACCAGTGCCAGAGGAAAGCAAAAGACTTCACTCAGCTCTGTCTCAAACCAGCAGTGACTGAGTACATCGACCAGTCCCTCGGACCTGACATTGTTGATGCAGTTTTGGAGTATAAGTCTACTGAGTATAGTTCACGAACGCTGTTTCAGTACACCATCCTGAAGGAACTACTGGAAAAATCCAACTTCAGTGACTTTGTAGAGTATATTTTGCATTATGAGAATTATGTCAAAGACTGGATATACAatcacatcattaaatgtttctccaaaGACATATCTTTGCAagaattaaaaatgaagaaGCTGGACAGAGTAGTTAAAAAGATCACTAACGCAATAGAAACATCTAAGCTGGAAGCCAATGGGTCTCCTTTGCCCAGTAATGCAGAAGGTACTACAGTTTTGGTCAAGAACCTTTGCAAAGCTTTGAGTGATGTCATCTCAATATCCATGAGCACAGTGGAGAGGGTCCTGTTTCAGAACACAAGCTGTTGTGAACCATTCACCAAAAGTCTCTATGAATGTATTGAGGACCTGAAACAGCAAATAGCAAAGGAGATCTCAGAGTCCACTGATACCACTGAGACCCTGAACAATGTGCCAGTAAAACCCCAAGATGAGCTTTTCAAGAGGGTGTTTGGTTGTGGAGTGCAGTGTCCATTTTGCAAAACACCATGTGAGGCAGGTGGGAAGGAACATCAGCTACACCATGCAGCTGTGCACAGACCAAAAGGACTGGGTATGTACAGATCTGTAAAGACTAATATCCTTTCTGAAGAGATTTGTACATCTAGTGTTCATGGCAATGGGATGTTTCGAAACCATAAAACAAATTACCAAAGTCATCCGTATAAAGACTACCGGAAATACCACCCAGATTGGCATATTGCACCTGACATGTCTATAGAGGCCTCAGATTACTGGAAGTATGTGCTGGTGACATTCAATAAGCAATTTGCTGAACGGTATAAAGCATTGCCAGCTGTGTATCCAGATGCGTGGAATGGAATCACTAAAGATCAGGCTTTTATTAGTCTGAAGCAGATGTTTAATATTCAATAA